CCTTGGTGCCAAAGACCTGCCTACAGTGGTTGCTCCCACTAATACAATAGAAGGTTTTTTGTTATGGATAAAATCTTCAAAAGCTGCAGTGTAGGGCTCTATTCTAAAATGCTTTAGAGGTTCTTCATCATATACAAACACTTCATCTACACCGTAATGTAATAGTTCCTGCGCCTTTTCATAAACATTATCTCCGATAAACACTGCATAAATGGGGTAACTTAACTTGACCGCCAATTCTTTGGCCTTTCCTATAAGCTCCATTGTTACAGGATGGATTTCTCCCTCTAGATGGTCCACATAGACTGCGATCCCCTTCCAAAGTTTCTTATCTATTTCCGTAATCTTTTCTTCTACCAACTGAAAAGCCCCTTCGTCTCCCTTATTAACACAAATCTTACACATTTTACAGGCAGCGTTTATTTCTATAACACCATCATTATTTTCTATGGCATTAAAGGGACAAAGTGCTAGCGTTTCTTCAACATTTTTAATTTTTTCTTGATTTACAATAATTTTAGCCATTTCCTCAACCTCCTCTATCTTTATTAAACAAACTTCAAGGCTTTAAGCTTCTCACAGATTTGAAGGGCTAAATCTTCTCCTGTTCCCTTCCATATTTCTTGATCTCTATTGGTATCTGGTGGAAAAATTTTTTCTACTTGCGTAGGTGAGCCATTTAAGCCATAACGCTTTTCATTTTGATCTCCAAAATCCTTTAACCCATATACGAAAACCTCTTTATTTTTTGTAGCTAGTTTCTTCTTAAAGGACGGCAATCTAGGTTGAAAAATTCCCTTTTCTACTGTGATTAAACAAGGTAGTTGTATCTCTGCAATTTCAACAGTAGTAGGCATATCCATTTCTACTATGATGTTACCTTTATTGATTTCTAGTATTTTTCTCACATTTGCCACATGAGCTATATCAAGGACCTCCGCCATTTCTGCCCCTACTTGGGCAGTATCTCCATCTGTTGTTTGCTTACCACAGATAATGAGGTCAAAATCACCTGCTTTCTTCACCCCTTGGGCAAGGGTATAAGACGTTGCT
The sequence above is drawn from the Clostridium formicaceticum genome and encodes:
- a CDS encoding electron transfer flavoprotein subunit beta/FixA family protein; translated protein: MNILVCIKQVPGTTKVEVDEATGVLKRDGIEAKMNPYDLYAVETALKIKEEVGGEVKVMTMGPPQAEAIIRECFMMGADDGILLSDRKFAGADVLATSYTLAQGVKKAGDFDLIICGKQTTDGDTAQVGAEMAEVLDIAHVANVRKILEINKGNIIVEMDMPTTVEIAEIQLPCLITVEKGIFQPRLPSFKKKLATKNKEVFVYGLKDFGDQNEKRYGLNGSPTQVEKIFPPDTNRDQEIWKGTGEDLALQICEKLKALKFV